A single genomic interval of Bos taurus isolate L1 Dominette 01449 registration number 42190680 breed Hereford chromosome 6, ARS-UCD2.0, whole genome shotgun sequence harbors:
- the TIGD2 gene encoding tigger transposable element-derived protein 2 codes for MLGKRKRVVLTIKDKLDIIKKLEEGISFKKLSVVYGIGESTVRDIKKNKERIINYANSSDPTSGVSKRKSMKSSTYEELDRVMIEWFNQQKTDGIPVSGTICAKQAKFFFDALGMEGDFNASSGWLTRFKQRHGIPKAAGKGTKLKGDETAASEFCGNFQEFVERENLQPEQIYGADQTGLFWKCLPSRTLALETEQSSSGYRSSRERIIIMCCANATGLHKLNLCVVGKAKKPRAFKGADLSNLPVTYFSQKSAWIEHSVFRQWFEKYFVPQVQKHLKSKGLLEKAVLLLDFPPAHPNEELLSSDDGRIIVKYLPPNVTSLIQPMSQGVLATVKRYYRAGLLQKYMDEGTDPRMFWKNLTVLDAIYEVSRAWNMIKSSTITKAWKKLFPGTEENSGMNIDEGAILAANLATVLQNTEDCEHVDLENIDQWFDSRSNDSSCQVLTDSEGVEDQARPAETKPSSKTRKTELNPEKHISHKAALEWTENLLDYLEQQDDMLLSDKLVLRRLRTIIRRKQKIQNNKSH; via the coding sequence ATGTTGGGGAAACGAAAGCGTGTGGTGTTGACAATTAAGGACAAGCTTGACATTATTAAGAAATTGGAGGAGGGCATCTCTTTCAAAAAGCTTTCCGTGGTATATGGAATTGGTGAATCCACAGTTCGtgatattaaaaagaacaaagaaaggataATAAACTATGCCAACAGTTCAGATCCTACAAGTGGGGTATCCAAACGTAAATCTATGAAGTCGTCCACATATGAAGAACTTGACAGAGTTATGATAGAGTGGTTTAACCAACAGAAAACAGATGGAATTCCAGTGTCGGGAACGATTTGTGCAAAACAAGCCAAGTTCTTTTTTGATGCTCTGGGGATGGAAGGTGATTTTAATGCATCCTCTGGCTGGCTGACTCGATTCAAGCAGCGCCATGGTATTCCAAAGGCTGCTGGTAAaggaacaaaattaaaaggagacgAAACTGCTGCCAGTGAGTTTTGTGGTAACTTTCAGGAATTCGTTGAGAGAGAGAATCTACAACCAGAACAAATTTATGGTGCTGATCAAACTGGATTGTTCTGGAAATGTCTACCATCAAGGACATTAGCTCTTGAAACTGAGCAAAGTTCTTCTGGTTATAGATCAAGCAGAGAGAGAATCATTATTATGTGTTGTGCAAATGCCACTGGTTTACACAAACTTAATCTTTGTGTTGTGGGAAAAGCAAAAAAACCTCGTGCATTCAAAGGAGCTGATCTTTCAAACCTTCCTGTCACTTATTTCAGTCAAAAAAGTGCATGGATAGAACATTCTGTTTTCAGACAGTGGTTTGAAAAATACTTTGTGCCACAGGTACAGAAGCATTTGAAATCCAAGGGGCTTCTAGAAAAAGCAGTGCTCCTTTTGGACTTTCCTCCAGCACATCCAAATGAAGAATTGTTGAGTTCAGATGATGGCAGAATAATTGTGAAATATTTACCACCAAATGTCACAAGTCTCATTCAACCTATGAGCCAAGGAGTTCTAGCCACAGTAAAAAGATACTACCGAGCAGGACTTCTCCAGAAATACATGGATGAAGGAACTGACCCCAGAATGTTCTGGAAGAACTTGACAGTGTTAGATGCAATTTATGAAGTGTCAAGAGCTTGGAACATGATAAAGTCAAGTACCATAACCAAAGCATGGAAAAAACTTTTCCCTGGCACTGAAGAGAATTCAGGCATGAACATTGATGAAGGAGCCATTTTAGCAGCTAACTTAGCAACAGTTTTACAGAACACAGAAGACTGTGAACATGTTGACCTTGAGAATATTGATCAGTGGTTTGACTCTCGGAGTAATGATTCAAGCTGTCAGGTCCTAACTGACAGTGAAGGTGTGGAGGACCAGGCCAGGCCTGCCGAGACCAAGCCTTCCAGTAAGACTAGAAAAACAGAACTGAATCCAGAGAAGCATATCAGCCATAAAGCTGCACTTGAATGGACCGAAAATTTACTAGATTATCTAGAACAACAAGATGACATGCTTCTGTCTGATAAACTGGTATTGCGAAGGCTTCGAACCataataagaagaaaacagaagatccAGAATAACAAAAGTCATTAA